The following coding sequences lie in one Silene latifolia isolate original U9 population chromosome 5, ASM4854445v1, whole genome shotgun sequence genomic window:
- the LOC141657798 gene encoding uncharacterized protein At2g34460, chloroplastic isoform X3, with protein MAYQLSFPPILNFPLKNKNNPKFIHPFLKPIKYGYYYYSKSNSLNIGSIKSLTIKNAVSEEVIQSSVDTQTTLASNSSLASSSKLVLVVGGSGGVGQIIVASLLSRNIKVRLLVRDPEKATKLFGEPDDEKLQIRQGDTRNQEDLDPSMLEGVTHVICCTGTTAFPSRRWDGDNTPERVDWDGVRNLVSILPPTLKRLVLVSSVGVTKSNELPWSIMNLFGVLKYKKMGEDFVRGSGIPFTIIRPGRLTDGPYTSYDLNTLLKATAGERRAVLIGQGRRTGE; from the exons ATGGCATATCAACTGTCATTCCCTCCAATCCTCAATTTTcctttaaaaaataaaaacaacccaAAATTTATTCACCCATTTTTGAAACCCATCAAAtatggttattattattattcaaagTCTAATTCTTTGAATATTGGTTCAATTAAATCATTAACCATAAAAAATGCAGTGAGTGAAGAAGTTATACAATCATCTGTTGATACCCAAACTACCCTTGCTTCCAATTCTAGCCTTGCTTCCTCTTCTAAGTTGGTTCTTGTTGTTGGTGGCTCTGGTGGTGTTG GGCAGATTATAGTAGCATCACTGCTCAGTCGGAATATCAAAGTGCGTCTCTTAGTGCGGGATCCTGAAAAAGCTACCAAATTGTTTGGTGAACCAGATGACGAGAAACTACAG ATAAGGCAAGGGGACACAAGGAACCAAGAGGATCTTGATCCGTCGATGCTTGAG GGTGTCACACATGTTATATGCTGCACAGGAACAACAGCTTTTCCTTCTAGGAGGTGGGACGGAGATAATACGCCAGAAAGAGTAG ATTGGGATGGTGTGAGAAATCTTGTATCCATACTTCCTCCGACATTGAAAAGATTGGTTCTTGTTTCCTCTGTTGGTGTAACCAAGTCCAATGAACTGCCATGGAG CATCATGAATCTGTTTGGAGTCCTGAAATATAAAAAGATGGGTGAGGATTTTGTACGCGGTTCTGGTATTCCTTTTACCATAATCAG ACCTGGGAGGTTAACTGATGGCCCGTATACCTCATATGATCTGAATACTCTTCTTAAAGCAACTGCAGGGGAGCGCCGTGCTGTTCTCATTGGTCAAG GGAGACGGACCGGGGAGTGA
- the LOC141657798 gene encoding uncharacterized protein At5g02240 isoform X1 yields MAYQLSFPPILNFPLKNKNNPKFIHPFLKPIKYGYYYYSKSNSLNIGSIKSLTIKNAVSEEVIQSSVDTQTTLASNSSLASSSKLVLVVGGSGGVGQIIVASLLSRNIKVRLLVRDPEKATKLFGEPDDEKLQIRQGDTRNQEDLDPSMLEGVTHVICCTGTTAFPSRRWDGDNTPERVDWDGVRNLVSILPPTLKRLVLVSSVGVTKSNELPWSIMNLFGVLKYKKMGEDFVRGSGIPFTIIRPGRLTDGPYTSYDLNTLLKATAGERRAVLIGQGDKLVGEVSRLVVAEACIQSLDIESTEGEIFEINSIKGDGPGSDPQKWRELFDAARIKEQSAQ; encoded by the exons ATGGCATATCAACTGTCATTCCCTCCAATCCTCAATTTTcctttaaaaaataaaaacaacccaAAATTTATTCACCCATTTTTGAAACCCATCAAAtatggttattattattattcaaagTCTAATTCTTTGAATATTGGTTCAATTAAATCATTAACCATAAAAAATGCAGTGAGTGAAGAAGTTATACAATCATCTGTTGATACCCAAACTACCCTTGCTTCCAATTCTAGCCTTGCTTCCTCTTCTAAGTTGGTTCTTGTTGTTGGTGGCTCTGGTGGTGTTG GGCAGATTATAGTAGCATCACTGCTCAGTCGGAATATCAAAGTGCGTCTCTTAGTGCGGGATCCTGAAAAAGCTACCAAATTGTTTGGTGAACCAGATGACGAGAAACTACAG ATAAGGCAAGGGGACACAAGGAACCAAGAGGATCTTGATCCGTCGATGCTTGAG GGTGTCACACATGTTATATGCTGCACAGGAACAACAGCTTTTCCTTCTAGGAGGTGGGACGGAGATAATACGCCAGAAAGAGTAG ATTGGGATGGTGTGAGAAATCTTGTATCCATACTTCCTCCGACATTGAAAAGATTGGTTCTTGTTTCCTCTGTTGGTGTAACCAAGTCCAATGAACTGCCATGGAG CATCATGAATCTGTTTGGAGTCCTGAAATATAAAAAGATGGGTGAGGATTTTGTACGCGGTTCTGGTATTCCTTTTACCATAATCAG ACCTGGGAGGTTAACTGATGGCCCGTATACCTCATATGATCTGAATACTCTTCTTAAAGCAACTGCAGGGGAGCGCCGTGCTGTTCTCATTGGTCAAG GTGACAAACTTGTTGGAGAGGTAAGCAGACTTGTCGTAGCCGAGGCTTGTATACAGTCCCTGGATATCGAATCCACTGAAGGAGAGATTTTTGAAATTAATTCTATTAAG GGAGACGGACCGGGGAGTGATCCTCAAAAGTGGAGAGAATTGTTTGATGCTGCCCGGATCAAGGAACAATCTGCTCAATAA